GGCGTGAACCGGACCCTCCTCACCCGCGAACGCGCCCGCGCCGAAGCCCGGCGCAGAGCTGACATGCTCCGCACCCGCGCCCGAATCGTCCTGTCCGGCCGGTGGAACCTGTGCCCGGAGGAGATCCCCGCGGCCATAGCCGAGCTCCACCCGGAGATACCGGAGGCCGAGCGGGAAGCCCTCGCCCGCGAGGTGCGCCGAGTCCAGCGCGAGGAGAGCCCCCGCCGCGTGCCGGTGGGATCGGTGCGGGTCCGGCCGCCGGAGCTGGAGGGGAAGGACGTCTACGGCACACCCGCCGACGCGGACCGCTGGCGGAGGATCTTCGCGGACAGCCTGGAGAACCGGCCGCAGGTGCGGCGGGAGAGGGAGGTGGAGGGGTGAGCGGATCCTTCAAGATCGGCTGGGCCGACCGCCTTCGGGGCCTGCTGACGGGCCGCGTGCGGTCCGTACACGCGATCGGCGATCCGGTGGTCTACCGGCTCAGCTACGGCGGGGCGGCGGCCACGATCGACGACGACGCCTTCGGCTTCGGCAACGGTCGCCCGCGATGGGACCCCAGAGGCCGTCCCGTGCTGGAGGTCGATGTGCCCGACGCGCTGCGCTCGATGGCGTGCCCCTGCTGCGATCAGATCGTGAGCATCCACCGCATCCATCTTCCACATCGGGGCGGCTTCTCGCTTTGGATGCAGCTCAAGCGGATCGCGGAGACCATCGACGCGCGGGAGGCGGCACCGTGAGGCCGTACTACAAGGACGAATCAGTTGTGCTCTACCACGGGGACTGGCGCGATGCGGCATGGCTTCGCGGAGACCTCATCATCGCGGACCCACCATATGGCGAGACGTCCCTGGATTGGGATCGCTGGCCCAGCGGGTGGCCCGGGCAAGCATTGCCACTGGCGCCGCAGATGTGGTGCTTCGGGTCGTTCCGGATGTTTTGGGATCGGAGCCTCGAATTCGACGGGTGGAAGTTGGCTCAGGAAGTAATTTGGGAGAAGCACAACGGCAGCGGATTCCACGCCGATCGGTTCAAGCGGGTGCATGAAGTGGTGGCGCACTTCTACACCGGCGCATGGGGAGACCTCTACCTGGCTCCGGTTACCACCCCGGACGCCACGAAGCGCACCATTCGCAGGAAGAGGCGCCCACCACACACCGGCCGCATCGAGGCGGGAAGCTACGCCAGCGAGGATGGTGGGCCGCGCCTGATGCGCTCGGTGATTCAGGTACGCTCGTGCCACGGCCGCGCGATCAACGAAACGCAGAAGCCGGAGGGTATCGTCCGGCCGCTTATTGAGTACTCGTGCCCGCCGGGCGGTACGGTGATCTCCCTGTTTGCGGGGAGCGGGACGGATCTACTCGTCGCGAAGGAGCTGGGGCGGAAGGCCATCGGCTTCGAGGTGCGCGAAGGGCAGTGCGAAGGTGCTGCGCGCCGGCTGTCGCAGGAGGTGCCGGCGTTAGGAGGTGCAGCGTGACGCGCGTACTCGTCTGCGGCGGCCGGGAGTTCAACGACGCTGAGCGCATCGGTTACGCCCTGGACCGCTTCCACGCGCGCAAGGGGCCGATCTCAGTCCTGATCCACGGGGCGGC
This DNA window, taken from Longimicrobiaceae bacterium, encodes the following:
- a CDS encoding site-specific DNA-methyltransferase: MRPYYKDESVVLYHGDWRDAAWLRGDLIIADPPYGETSLDWDRWPSGWPGQALPLAPQMWCFGSFRMFWDRSLEFDGWKLAQEVIWEKHNGSGFHADRFKRVHEVVAHFYTGAWGDLYLAPVTTPDATKRTIRRKRRPPHTGRIEAGSYASEDGGPRLMRSVIQVRSCHGRAINETQKPEGIVRPLIEYSCPPGGTVISLFAGSGTDLLVAKELGRKAIGFEVREGQCEGAARRLSQEVPALGGAA